In Limanda limanda chromosome 21, fLimLim1.1, whole genome shotgun sequence, a genomic segment contains:
- the LOC133027469 gene encoding ras-related protein Rab-5C-like: MAGRGGGASRPNGATAANKICQFKLVLLGESAVGKSSLVLRFVKGQFHEFQESTIGAAFLTQTVCLDDTTVKFEIWDTAGQERYHSLAPMYYRGAQAAIVVYDITNTDTFVRAKNWVKELQRQASPNIVIALAGNKADIANKRAVDLQEAQVYADDNSLLFMETSAKTAMNVNEIFMAIAKKLPKNEAQGGAGQGGRTRTGVDLQEAAPQSRTSQCCGGGSGGN, translated from the exons ATGGCTGGGCGTGGTGGAGGAGCATCCAGGCCTAATGGCGCCACAGCAGCAAACAAAATCTGCCAGTTCAAACTGGTGCTGCTGGGGGAGTCGGCGGTGGGCAAGTCcagcttggtgctgcgcttcgTCAAAGGCCAGTTCCATGAATTCCAGGAGAGTACCATTGGAG CGGCCTTCCTCACCCAGACGGTCTGTCTGGACGACACCACAGTGAAGTTTGAGATCTGGGACACGGCGGGTCAAGAGCGCTATCACAGCCTGGCTCCAATGTACTACAGAGGAGCACAGGCAGCCATCGTGGTCTACGACATTACCAACACA GACACTTTCGTACGAGCGAAAAACTGggtgaaggagctgcagagacaagCCAGTCCCAACATCGTGATCGCTCTGGCAGGCAACAAGGCGGACATTGCAAATAAGAGAGCTGTGGACTTGCAG GAGGCACAAGTGTACGCTGATGACAACAGTCTACTCTTCATGGAGACCTCGGCCAAGACTGCCATGAACGTCAATGAAATTTTTATGGCCATTG CTAAGAAGCTACCGAAGAATGAAGCTCAGGGTGGAGCTGGACAAGGTGGACGAACCCGGACGGGAGTGGATCTACAGGAAGCTGCCCCTCAGAGCCGCACCAGCCAGTGCTgtggcggcggcagcggcggcaATTAG